Proteins encoded in a region of the Sebastes fasciatus isolate fSebFas1 chromosome 9, fSebFas1.pri, whole genome shotgun sequence genome:
- the sult6b1 gene encoding sulfotransferase 6B1, which produces MVGVVRKMIAEATGMKMESRMPPLIEFFGPDVVKVMDETPSPRFLGTHLHPDNIPASFHAKKTKMLVIFRNPKDTLVSFYHFSNNNPVLPSMQSWESFYSHFLSGDVPWGSYFDHALAWEKRMDDPNVMIVTYEELKQDLSEGVRQITNFFGFSLTEAQVQQIAEKSTFTAMKKESSANSHGALGNVIFRKGEVGDWRNHFTPEQSREMDDAFNKHLAGTRLGAKLNYQMHCQ; this is translated from the exons ATGGTGGGGGTGGTGAGGAAGATGATTGCGGAGGCCACGGGGATGAAAATGGAATCCAGGATGCCGCCGCTGATCGAGTTTTTTGGACCGGATGTCGTAAAG GTCATGGATGAGACTCCCTCCCCGAGGTTTCTGGGGACTCACCTGCACCCCGACAACATCCCTGCTTCCTTCCATGCAAAGAAAACTAAA ATGCTGGTGATCTTCAGGAACCCTAAAGACACTCTGGTGTCCTTCTATCATTTCTCCAACAACAACCCGGTCCTCCCCTCCATGCAGTCCTGGGAATCCTTCTACTCCCACTTCCTGAGTGGAGACG TTCCTTGGGGGTCATACTTTGATCACGCTCTGGCCTGGGAGAAGAGGATGGACGACCCCAACGTCATGATTGTCACCTATGAAGAGCTAAAACAG GACCTGAGCGAGGGCGTCCGCCAGATCACCAACTTCTTTGGCTTCAGCCTGACGGAGGCTCAGGTGCAGCAGATTGCAGAGAAAAGCACCTTCACCGCCATGAAGAAGGAGAGCTCCGCCAACTCACACGGTGCTCTGGGAAACGTCATCTTCAGAAAAG GCGAGGTCGGGGACTGGAGGAACCACTTCACACCAGAACAGAGCCGAGAGATGGACGACGCCTTCAATAAACACCTGGCAGGAACCAGGCTGGGAGCCAAACTCAACTACCAAATGCACTGTCAGTAG